Proteins from a genomic interval of Zingiber officinale cultivar Zhangliang chromosome 2A, Zo_v1.1, whole genome shotgun sequence:
- the LOC122039557 gene encoding adenylate isopentenyltransferase 5, chloroplastic-like — MGSFKAKNKVVLVMGATGTGKSRLAIDLATYFGGEIVNSDKMQVYDALDVVTNKITAEEAAGIPHHLLGCLPPDADFTAADFRRAATRAVASVARSGRLPIVAGGSNSYIKELVDGGRGEFRRRNECCFLWVDVRLPELHRFVADRVDQMVERGMVEEVRRMFDPDVEAPDYTRGVRRAIGVQELDRYLRAEASGADEAEKKRLLEEALDEIKANNCKLTCCQLEKIRRLAALSEWGVVRVDATKAFRKKLADAEAAWAEQVVNPSIEIVENFLAAEAEEEEAPAEAMVNVGLDLVNVASSALSVVGAT, encoded by the coding sequence ATGGGATCCTTCAAGGCCAAAAACAAGGTGGTGTTGGTGATGGGCGCCACCGGCACCGGCAAGTCCCGCCTTGCCATCGACCTGGCCACCTACTTCGGCGGAGAGATAGTCAACTCCGACAAAATGCAAGTATACGACGCTCTTGACGTCGTAACCAACAAGATCACCGCGGAGGAGGCCGCCGGAATCCCCCACCACCTCCTCGGCTGCTTGCCTCCCGACGCCGACTTCACTGCGGCTGATTTTCGCCGAGCGGCGACGCGCGCTGTCGCTTCGGTGGCCCGGAGCGGGCGGCTCCCGATCGTCGCCGGCGGGTCGAACTCCTACATAAAGGAGCTGGTGGACGGGGGGCGGGGGGAGTTCCGGCGGCGGAACGAGTGCTGCTTCCTGTGGGTGGACGTGCGCCTGCCGGAGCTGCACCGTTTCGTGGCGGATCGGGTGGACCAGATGGTGGAGCGGGGGATGGTGGAGGAGGTCCGGCGGATGTTCGACCCCGACGTGGAGGCGCCGGACTACACGCGCGGGGTGCGGCGCGCCATCGGAGTGCAGGAGCTGGACAGGTACCTCCGGGCGGAGGCATCGGGGGCCGACGAGGCGGAGAAGAAGCGACTTCTGGAGGAAGCACTCGACGAGATCAAGGCCAACAACTGCAAGCTGACTTGCTGCCAGCTGGAGAAGATCCGTCGCCTGGCGGCCCTGTCAGAGTGGGGCGTGGTCAGGGTGGACGCCACGAAGGCGTTCCGGAAGAAGCTGGCGGATGCCGAAGCAGCGTGGGCGGAGCAGGTGGTGAATCCCAGCATCGAGATCGTCGAGAACTTCTTGGCGGCGGAGGCAGAGGAAGAAGAGGCGCCGGCAGAGGCGATGGTCAACGTAGGCCTTGACTTAGTCAACGTGGCTTCGTCCGCGTTGAGCGTGGTGGGGGCCACGTAA